A genomic window from Maylandia zebra isolate NMK-2024a linkage group LG20, Mzebra_GT3a, whole genome shotgun sequence includes:
- the LOC112431580 gene encoding microfibril-associated glycoprotein 4-like isoform X2 — MYVKWKWAGQLLSVFAILHLAPLLTSSKEIIQPLDCNDIHQQDSSRPSGVYTIYPFGEKSAVEVYCDMDLEGGGWTVFHKRVDGSLNFYRPWNHYKMGFGNPNGDYWLGLDIVSALTSQQKSELRVDMRDFLGKEVFARYSSFKVDAECDGYKLTIAGFNNGGAGDGLTYHNGMKFSTFDKDQDGSSGSCAQAYLGAFWYNNCHHVNPNGIYRWGAMSTYGATGMEWYPWKGWGYSMKAMSMRFRLVQ, encoded by the exons ATGTATGTCAAGTGGAAATGGGCTGGACAG CTGCTGTCAGTGTTTGCCATCCTCCACCTGGCTCCTCTGCTGACAAGTTCCAAAGAGATCATTCAGCCACTGGACTGCAACGACATCCACCAACAAGACAGCAGCCGACCCAGCGGCGTGTACACTATCTACCCTTTTGGAGAAAAGTCTGCTGTCGAG GTGTACTGTGACATGGACTTAGAGGGAGGAGGCTGGACA GTGTTCCACAAGAGGGTGGATGGCTCCTTGAACTTCTACAGACCCTGGAATCACTACAAGATGGGCTTCGGAAACCCCAATGGAGATTACTGGCTTG gtCTTGACATCGTCAGTGCCCTGACATCCCAGCAAAAATCTGAGCTGCGGGTCGACATGAGGGATTTTCTGGGAAAGGAAGTGTTTGCTCGTTACTCTTCATTCAAGGTTGATGCTGAATGTGACGGATACAAACTGACTATTGCTGGATTCAATAATGGAGGGGCAG GGGATGGTCTGACTTACCACAATGGAATGAAGTTCTCCACCTTTGACAAAGATCAGGATGGGTCTTCCGGTAGCTGTGCCCAAGCATACCTGGGGGCATTTTGGTACAACAACTGTCACCATGTAAACCCTAATGGTATTTATCGCTGGGGAGCTATGAGCACTTATGGTGCAACTGGAATGGAGTGGTACCCATGGAAGGGTTGGGGCTACTCCATGAAGGCCATGAGCATGAGGTTTCGTCTCGTGCAGTAA
- the LOC112431580 gene encoding microfibril-associated glycoprotein 4-like isoform X1 yields the protein MDEEFFSLGIRIPPALRQAFGITPFCQATIISFHRYLDRRHISRNGNWLMPLIIRLLSVFAILHLAPLLTSSKEIIQPLDCNDIHQQDSSRPSGVYTIYPFGEKSAVEVYCDMDLEGGGWTVFHKRVDGSLNFYRPWNHYKMGFGNPNGDYWLGLDIVSALTSQQKSELRVDMRDFLGKEVFARYSSFKVDAECDGYKLTIAGFNNGGAGDGLTYHNGMKFSTFDKDQDGSSGSCAQAYLGAFWYNNCHHVNPNGIYRWGAMSTYGATGMEWYPWKGWGYSMKAMSMRFRLVQ from the exons ATGGATGAGGAGTTCTTCTCCTTAGGGATCAGAATACCTCCTGCTCTTCGCCAAGCCTTTGGAATCACTCCTTTCTGCCAGGCTACCATCATCAGCTTCCACAG GTACCTGGATAGGCGGCATATCAGTCGGAATGGTAACTGGCTCATGCCTCTGATCATCAGA CTGCTGTCAGTGTTTGCCATCCTCCACCTGGCTCCTCTGCTGACAAGTTCCAAAGAGATCATTCAGCCACTGGACTGCAACGACATCCACCAACAAGACAGCAGCCGACCCAGCGGCGTGTACACTATCTACCCTTTTGGAGAAAAGTCTGCTGTCGAG GTGTACTGTGACATGGACTTAGAGGGAGGAGGCTGGACA GTGTTCCACAAGAGGGTGGATGGCTCCTTGAACTTCTACAGACCCTGGAATCACTACAAGATGGGCTTCGGAAACCCCAATGGAGATTACTGGCTTG gtCTTGACATCGTCAGTGCCCTGACATCCCAGCAAAAATCTGAGCTGCGGGTCGACATGAGGGATTTTCTGGGAAAGGAAGTGTTTGCTCGTTACTCTTCATTCAAGGTTGATGCTGAATGTGACGGATACAAACTGACTATTGCTGGATTCAATAATGGAGGGGCAG GGGATGGTCTGACTTACCACAATGGAATGAAGTTCTCCACCTTTGACAAAGATCAGGATGGGTCTTCCGGTAGCTGTGCCCAAGCATACCTGGGGGCATTTTGGTACAACAACTGTCACCATGTAAACCCTAATGGTATTTATCGCTGGGGAGCTATGAGCACTTATGGTGCAACTGGAATGGAGTGGTACCCATGGAAGGGTTGGGGCTACTCCATGAAGGCCATGAGCATGAGGTTTCGTCTCGTGCAGTAA